The Brassica napus cultivar Da-Ae chromosome C7, Da-Ae, whole genome shotgun sequence genome has a segment encoding these proteins:
- the LOC106433632 gene encoding uncharacterized protein LOC106433632 — MQRNIRGPPKNLTEKVSIDDSNPEKQVSIGSELPLETKKELVEFLKQNIKTFAWTTSDMKGIDANVTTHKLNVDPTFKPIKQKRRKLGLEKAQAVNDEVDRLTKAGSIREVQYPDWLANPVVVKKKNGKWRICVDFTDLNKACPKDSFPLPHIDRLVEATAGHQLLSFMDAFSGYNQIMMDPEDQEKTAFITERGTYCYKVMPFGLKNAGATYQRLVNKMFAGQLGKTMEVYIDDMLVKSSKGEDHISHLRECFEILNKYDMKLNPAKCTFGVPSGEFLGYLVTERGIEANPKQIATFLEMPSPKTTREVQRLTGRIAALNRFISRSTDKCLPFYKLLKNNKKFLWDEKCEEAFKQLKAYLSEPPILSKPVVGEPLYLYLAVSAAAVSGVLVREEQNEQRPVYYTSKSLIDAETRYPTMEKLALAVVTAARKLRPYFQSHSIIVMTSQPLRTILHSPSQSGRLAKWAIELSEYDIEYRPRAAAKAQVLADFVIELASEHLDQETEVPKWSLYVDGASSRQGSGVGLRLTSSAGETIEQSYRLGFNASNNEAEYEALIAGLKLALSLGIRELNAYSDSQLVASQFHGEYETRDERMGAYLEVVLNLTKQFDKFELTRIPRGENSSADALAALASTSDPLVKRIIPVEGIEKPSIDIATKAEMDSKPKEKIEDNSLPTVATQVFTTFWFPKTRTRSFRKHTSRKATQNPENNDKSEGTHRSSDSLEPNSTSTSGGTIQTSEPLVYKVQTRSRTALKNASRNATQTTGDNEEIGDIPQNPEPTPTNISGGTTAPGPEQESPSSLHNKVVGREDWRIPIMDYILEGKIPPNKWEARKLKALAARYCIIESALHKRSVSGPYLKCVHGLVAMKLMKEMHDGSCGNHSGGRALAIRIKRQGYFWPTIIADCEVYSSSCDKCQRHAPIIHQPAEKLSNISAPYPFMRWSMDIIGPLVPSGKGKKLLNLLVLTDYFTKWIEAEAFQQINRFEVEGFVWKNIVCRHGVPYEIVTDNGGQFISHDFKSFCDKWNIRLTFSSPRRPQGNGQAEAANKSVLANLKKRLGAQKELWSEKLPEVLWACRTTPRKATEETPFSLAYGMEAVVPAETTAGSLRRELCTSNPAANNQLLMDSLDLIEERRDQALLRIQNYQQAMARHYNSKVRPRQFAVGDLVLRKVFEGTKEPGAGKLGTNWEGPYRIIHIVRPGVYKLQKVRTGVPEIRSWNATNLKRYYH; from the coding sequence AAATGTCACCACTCATAAGCTCAATGTAGACCCTACTTTTAAACCGATCAAACAGAAACGTCGTAagctaggtctagaaaaagccCAAGCTGTCAACGACGAGGTCGATCGACTAACAAAGGCCGGGTCCATCCGAGAGGTACAATACCCCGATTGGCTAGCTAACCCAGTGGtagtaaaaaagaagaatgggAAATGGAGAATCTGTGTAGACTTCACCGATTTAAACAAAGCCTGTCCTAAGGACAGCTTCCCGTTACCTCATATCGATCGTTTGGTCGAAGCAACGGCTGGACACCAGCTCTTGTCCTTTATGGATGCCTTTTCAGGatataaccagattatgatggaTCCTGAGGATCAAGAGAAAACCGCATTCATAACTGAACGAGGAACCTATTGTTACAAGGTCATGCCGTTTGGTTTGAAAAACGCGGGAGCTACCTATCAAAGgttagtaaataaaatgttcgctggacaactcggaaaaaccatggaagtctacatcgacgacatgttagTCAAATCCTCAAAGGGGGAGGACCACATCTCCCATCTAAGAGAATGTTTCGAAATCCTCAACAAATACGACATGAAGCTAAACCCAGCTAAGTGTACCTTCGGAGTACCTTCCGGCGAATTCCTAGGTTACCTCGTAACCGAAAGAGGCATCGAAGCCAACCCGAAACAAATAGCGACATTCCTGGAAATGCCATCACCTAAAACGACCAGAGAGGTACAAAGATTGACCGGACGGATCGCAGCACTAAATCGATTCATCTCCAGGTCCACCGATAAATGCCTTCCATTCTATAAACTtctgaaaaataataagaagttCTTATGGGATGAAAAGTGCGAAGAAGCCTTCAAACAGCTGAAGGCTTACCTCTCGGAACCTCCGATACTATCCAAACCTGTAGTAGGAGAACCACTGTACCTGTACCTCGCCGTGTCGGCAGCTGCAGTCAGCGGAGtgctagtacgagaggaacaaaACGAACAGAGACCTGTCTATTATACTAGCAAAAGCTTAATAGACGCCGAGACGAGATATCCCACCATGGAAAAACTAGCCCTAGCAGTCGTGACAGCTGCCAGGAAGCTGCGACCTTATTTCCAATCGCACTCGATCATCGTAATGACCTCACAACCATTACGgacgattctgcatagcccTAGCCAATCCGGACGATTAGCAAAATGGGCTATAGAGCTCAGCGAGTACGACATCGAGTACAGACCCCGAGCAGCAGCAAAAGCTCAGGTCCTCGCCGATTTCGTTATTGAGCTAGCATCCGAACATCTAGACCAGGAAACAGAGGTTCCGAAATGGAGCCTATACGTGGACGGAGCCTCGTCAAGGCAAGGCTCCGGTGTCGGTTTAAGACTAACCTCCTCAGCCGGAGAAACCATCGAACAATCCTATAGACTTGGATTTAACGCTTCCAACAACGAGGCCGAGTACGAAGCACTAATCGCTGGATTAAAGCTCGCCCTGAGCCTCGGAATTCGGGAGCTAAACGCCTACAGCGACTCGCAGCTGGTAGCTAGCCAGTTTCACGGGGAATACGAAACAAGGGACGAAAGAATGGGGGCATACCTCGAGGTCGTCCTAAACCTCACAAAGCAGTTTGACAAGTTCGAGCTAACGAGGATCCCACGAGGGGAGAACTCCTCAGCAGACGCGCTCGCCGCATTAGCTTCCACATCCGACCCTCTCGTAAAACGAATTATACCCGTGGAAGGAATCGAGAAGCCAAGTATCGACATAGCTACCAAGGCTGAGATGGATAGCAAAccaaaggaaaaaatagaggatAACAGCCTCCCGACGGTAGCTACCCAAGTTTTCACGACATTCTGGTTCCCGAAAACTAGAACACGCAGCTTTAGAAAGCACACCTCCAGGAAAGCAACCCAGAACCCGGAAAACAACGACAAAAGTGAAGGTACTCACCGAAGTTCAGACTCCCTAGAGCCTAACTCTACGAGTACCTCCGGGGGCACCATCCAGACCTCGGAGCCACTTGTCTATAAAGTCCAAACAAGAAGCCGCACCGCTCTTAAAAACGCATCTAGGAACGCTACACAAACCACAGGGGATAACGAGGAAATTGGAGATATTCCTCAGAACCCAGAACCTACTCCAACGAATATCTCCGGGGGCACCACGGCACCAGGTCCCGAACAGGAATCTCCCTCCtctcttcacaacaaagttgtaGGGAGAGAAGACTGGAGAATACCGATCATGGATTACATCCTAGAGGGAAAAATTCCACCCAACAAGTGGGAGGCTCGAAAACTCAAAGCTTTAGCAGCAAGATACTGTATAATCGAGTCAGCCCTCCACAAACGAAGTGTCTCCGGACCTTACCTAAAATGCGTTCACGGCCTAGTAGCTATGAAACTCATGAAGGAAATGCACGACGGTTCCTGTGGAAACCATTCCGGAGGCAGAGCCTTAGCCATCCGAATAAAAAGACAAGGCTACTTCTGGCCTACCATTATCGCAGATTGTGAGGTCTACTCCTCATCGTGCgacaaatgccaaaggcatgcaccGATCATACACCAACCAGCGGAAAAGCTGTCTAACATATCAGCTCCCTACCCATTCATGAGGTGGTCTATGGACATTATAGGTCCATTAGTACCTTCAGGGAAAGGAAAGAAGTTACTAAACCTCCTGGTCCTAACCGACTACTTCACGAAATGGATTGAAGCTGAAGCTTTCCAACAAATAAACAGATTCGAGGTCGAAGGATTTGTTTGGAAAAACATCGTATGCAGGCATGGCGTCccatacgaaatcgtaaccgacaaTGGAGGACAGTTCATATCCCACGACTTCAAAAGTTTCTGCGATAAATGGAACATCCGCCTCACCTTCTCATCACCTCGGCGACCTCAAGGGAACGGACAGGCGGAGGCTGCCAACAAATCAGTTTTAGCAAACCTCAAGAAACGCCTAGGAGCCCAAAAGGAGCTTTGGTCGGAAAAACTACCCGAAGTACTATGGGCCTGCCGAACCACCCCACGAAAAGCTACAGAGGAAACTCCCTTCTCCTTAGCTTATGGGATGGAAGCTGTCGTCCCAGCAGAAACCACCGCAGGTAGCCTCAGACGGGAGCTCTGCACCTCAAATCCCGCAGCTAATAACCAGCTCCTGATGGATAGCCTCGACTTGATCGAGGAAAGACGAGACCAAGCCTTGCTTCGCATTCAAAATTATCAGCAAGCAATGGCACGACACTACAATTCCAAAGTAAGGCCCCGACAGTTCGCCGTAGGGGACCTAGTGCTTAGGAAAGTGTTCGAAGGAACAAAGGAACCGGGAGCTGGAAAGTTAGGaaccaactgggaaggaccctaccgAATTATCCACATAGTACGACCCGGAGTTTACAAACTCCAGAAGGTACGAACCGGGGTACCTGAAATCCGATCGTGGAATGCCACGAACCTCAAAAGATACTATCATTAG
- the LOC106433629 gene encoding uncharacterized protein LOC106433629 isoform X2 — protein MTLRPSFRSRGNPSKAASASRGSDRNQGGSFLISMKEVLDDGGSKPVVETTPTEVVAQDAAPLPEVQVPEADYQAPKGTSEVEPSRHKRPRTDQGGAPTRSSSSSSRGGTVGWSFTHSKPGSILDDSWGLAAIMRHLKSVGCPLPALKDLTNRDEYLDIAHCMGQLAGAVNRAQLRFENALCAAPNAGELAEVTEMVKAAKADLDQARVRISELEAEVTRLGSKADAQQGEIESQKLDIQVKSRRINDLEAARKIAEHQVRELIASSQDSQKNKEAEVKLAVREGKKEVAEAYGKILVCVKEKFARKKDEVNALVYAQELQANADLLKDMLNNKIQSVEEEYNQLVALLPEATTAYEKAQVSDFSVSKLPLPQISESSVEAAIGGDGNVVDEGVPAGAGDPIQEEKED, from the exons ATGACTCTGCGACCATCATTCCGTTCTAGGGGTAACCCCTCTAAAGCTGCCAGTGCTTCTCGTGGAAGCGACAGGAACCAAGGAGGATCGTTCCTTATCTCAATGAAGGAAGTTTTGGACGACGGAGGATCCAAACCTGTTGTCGAGACTACTCCAACTGAGGTTGTAGCTCAGGATGCTGCTCCTCTCCCTGAGGTCCAGGTGCCGGAGGCTGACTACCAGGCTCCGAAGGGTACCTCTGAGGTCGAGCCGTCGAGACACAAGAGGCCCAGGACCGATCAGGGCGGAGCTCCCACccgttcttcttcctcgtcctctagaGGAGGGACTGTTGGGTGGAGCTTTACCCATTCGAAGCCTGGGTCGATCCTGGACGACTCTTGGGGCCTAGCTGCGATAATGAGGCACCTGAAGAGCGTGGGATGTCCCCTTCCAGCGCTCAAGGACCTGACTAACCGAGATGAGTATCTCGATATTGCCCACTGTATGGGTCAG TTGGCTGGGGCTGTTAACAGGGCCCAGCTCAGGTTTGAGAATGCTCTGTGTGCTGCCCCCAATGCTGGTGAACTTGCTGAGGTTACCGAGATGGTTAAGGCAGCCAAAGCCGATCTTGACCAAGCCCGGGTTCGAATTTCTGAACTCGAAGCCGAAGTGACGAGGCTAGGCTCGAAGGCCGATGCTCAGCAAGGAGAGATCGAGAGTCAAAAGCTCGATATCCAGGTGAAGAGCAGGAGGATCAATGATTTGGAGGCTGCTCGAAAGATAGCTGAGCATCAAGTACGTGAGCTCATTGCCTCATCCCAGGATAGCCAGAAGAACAAGGAAGCTGAAGTCAAGCTGGCTGTCAGGGAAGGGAAGAAAGAAGTCGCCGAAGCTTACGGCAAGATCCTGGTCTGTGTTAAGGAGAAGTTTGCTAGGAAGAAAGATGAGGTCAACGCCTTGGTGTACGCTCAGGAGCTCCAAGCTAATGCCGACCTCTTGAAGGATATGCTGAACAACAAGATCCAAAGCGTTGAAGAGGAGTACAACCAATTGGTGGCCTTATTACCAGAAGCGACAACTGCGTATGAGAAGGCTCAAGTCTCTGACTTCTCGGTCAGCAAGCTTCCTCTTCCCCAGATCTCGGAGAGTTCAG TCGAGGCAGCAATAGGAGGTGATGGCAATGTGGTCGATGAGGGAGTTCCTGCCGGTGCTGGTGATCCGATTcaggaagagaaggaagattga
- the LOC106433629 gene encoding uncharacterized protein LOC106433629 isoform X1, with the protein MTLRPSFRSRGNPSKAASASRGSDRNQGGSFLISMKEVLDDGGSKPVVETTPTEVVAQDAAPLPEVQVPEADYQAPKGTSEVEPSRHKRPRTDQGGAPTRSSSSSSRGGTVGWSFTHSKPGSILDDSWGLAAIMRHLKSVGCPLPALKDLTNRDEYLDIAHCMGQLAGAVNRAQLRFENALCAAPNAGELAEVTEMVKAAKADLDQARVRISELEAEVTRLGSKADAQQGEIESQKLDIQVKSRRINDLEAARKIAEHQVRELIASSQDSQKNKEAEVKLAVREGKKEVAEAYGKILVCVKEKFARKKDEVNALVYAQELQANADLLKDMLNNKIQSVEEEYNQLVALLPEATTAYEKAQVSDFSVSKLPLPQISESSAPVEAAIGGDGNVVDEGVPAGAGDPIQEEKED; encoded by the exons ATGACTCTGCGACCATCATTCCGTTCTAGGGGTAACCCCTCTAAAGCTGCCAGTGCTTCTCGTGGAAGCGACAGGAACCAAGGAGGATCGTTCCTTATCTCAATGAAGGAAGTTTTGGACGACGGAGGATCCAAACCTGTTGTCGAGACTACTCCAACTGAGGTTGTAGCTCAGGATGCTGCTCCTCTCCCTGAGGTCCAGGTGCCGGAGGCTGACTACCAGGCTCCGAAGGGTACCTCTGAGGTCGAGCCGTCGAGACACAAGAGGCCCAGGACCGATCAGGGCGGAGCTCCCACccgttcttcttcctcgtcctctagaGGAGGGACTGTTGGGTGGAGCTTTACCCATTCGAAGCCTGGGTCGATCCTGGACGACTCTTGGGGCCTAGCTGCGATAATGAGGCACCTGAAGAGCGTGGGATGTCCCCTTCCAGCGCTCAAGGACCTGACTAACCGAGATGAGTATCTCGATATTGCCCACTGTATGGGTCAG TTGGCTGGGGCTGTTAACAGGGCCCAGCTCAGGTTTGAGAATGCTCTGTGTGCTGCCCCCAATGCTGGTGAACTTGCTGAGGTTACCGAGATGGTTAAGGCAGCCAAAGCCGATCTTGACCAAGCCCGGGTTCGAATTTCTGAACTCGAAGCCGAAGTGACGAGGCTAGGCTCGAAGGCCGATGCTCAGCAAGGAGAGATCGAGAGTCAAAAGCTCGATATCCAGGTGAAGAGCAGGAGGATCAATGATTTGGAGGCTGCTCGAAAGATAGCTGAGCATCAAGTACGTGAGCTCATTGCCTCATCCCAGGATAGCCAGAAGAACAAGGAAGCTGAAGTCAAGCTGGCTGTCAGGGAAGGGAAGAAAGAAGTCGCCGAAGCTTACGGCAAGATCCTGGTCTGTGTTAAGGAGAAGTTTGCTAGGAAGAAAGATGAGGTCAACGCCTTGGTGTACGCTCAGGAGCTCCAAGCTAATGCCGACCTCTTGAAGGATATGCTGAACAACAAGATCCAAAGCGTTGAAGAGGAGTACAACCAATTGGTGGCCTTATTACCAGAAGCGACAACTGCGTATGAGAAGGCTCAAGTCTCTGACTTCTCGGTCAGCAAGCTTCCTCTTCCCCAGATCTCGGAGAGTTCAG CTCCAGTCGAGGCAGCAATAGGAGGTGATGGCAATGTGGTCGATGAGGGAGTTCCTGCCGGTGCTGGTGATCCGATTcaggaagagaaggaagattga